AAGGTATAGTCTGTTTCAGCGATATCTGTTTCATTGGTCTGGCGTGTGGCATTGAATTCAATATAGGATTTTGGCGTAAACCTGTGCCGCAATTGCACTTCGGCAAGAAAATTGTCGACTTCGCCTGTATCGGAATCGTCAAAATCCTTCAGGCCGTAGCCAAAGCGGGCGCGCAAACGGGATTTTCGCGTTGCCATCCATTGCGCGCCAAGATACACCTGGTGTTCCTCGCTGTCGGAAAGTATGTTCTCGTCGTAATCGAGAGAAATGTAGTCGTATTCGACAAAAACCGAGGTTTTCGGCAGTATCCTGTACAAAAACCGTCCTGCAAAACTGTGGTCTTCCCGCTCGCGATAGGCGTTTCGCTGGGCATCATAGCTCAAGGTATAGAAACCGTATTCCGCTTCGATGCTGGTTTTAGGCGTAATTTCGTAACTTGCCCCGGCCGTCACGAGATTGGATTTGAACTTATCCAGTTCGCGACTGGTTCCGGTGCCATAGGCATCATGGTCAAGTTCGTAAATATCGAGCACATCAAAGGAAAGACCGCCACGGAAATTATAGCGGGCATAGGCCTCGGCGCGCTGATTGACCTGATCTTCGGAATCGAATTTGTCGTGCAGAAGGATGTCGGCCTGATATTTTCCATAGGCCTGCAGGCGGGTGGTTCCCTTGCTGCGGAACCGGCTCAATTCAAGACCGCCGGGTGCCGTATTAAGCGTATTGACACGAATCAAAGGGTAACGGCTGTTCGGCAGGACGACCCAGATGCCGGGGGTGATGCGGGTAATAAAGTCCCCTTCGCGATCGTATTCGCGATTGAAGAGATTGTCGGTATAAAAACCGCCGACGGACAGATAAGGGTGGATATAGCCAGCCTTGCCGCCGAGCACATCGCCCAGTCGGACGGCGGTGGTTGCCTGTTCGAAGGGGCCTTCGCTGTAAATGCTGGGAGGGACGATCTCCTGCGATTCCACGTCCGTTGCGACAATATCCGCACCCCATGCCTGACCGCCAAGCACAATCAGAAACGCCATTCCCAATATCCGTCTACCGATCATCGCATCCCCCTTTGCATCATCAGTCTGCATCCGGAAACCCCGGATCTTTTGTAACCTCCAAAGCCTGTCAGGAATTACACACCTGCTAAAATGCTAGCAAAAACCGTCGGAAAGTCTATTACCCGCGCCGCCGACCCTAGCCCTTCACAATTCCTGAAAACGTCCAATCGATTTATACAGGCGAATCCGGATTTTTCCTCGCCGCCAGATTGAAGTTCGCCGATCTTGTCGACGGGTTCCCTTCATCCAGTATCCCTGTGGCACTGTGGTTACAATATTCGGGCACCAATTCCTTGAGCAGGGCTACCACCCGTTCGACATCAGCCTCATGGGTTGCCTGGAGCAGCAGGGCGGTTTCGTCTCTGAGCCACTGTTCCGAAAAACATGCCGCCTCCAGAATACGAATCTTTTCATGACGGGTCGCCTTGACACCCTCTCCGGAAATGAGCAGTTCTTCATAGAGTTTTTCCCCGGGTCGCAGGCCGGTGAAAACAATTTCGATCTCCTCGTAGGGTTTGCGCCCCGAAAGCCGGATCATTTCTTCAGCCAGACAGACGATCTTGACCGGATCACCCATGTCCAGAAGGAAAATCTCTCCCCCCTGCCCCATGCACCCGGCCTGAAGAACCAGCTGTACCGCCTCCGGTATGGTCATGAAAAAACGGGTAATTTCCGGATGAGTTACGGTAACCGGCCCACCTCTGAGAATCTGCTCCCGGAAAGTCGGTATGACGCTGCCATGACTGCCCAGAACATTGCCGAACCGAACGGTAACCGCTCTGGTTTCCCCGGAACGCGGCAGATTCTGTACGTAGAGTTCGGCAACCCGCTTGGTGGCCCCCATGATATTGGTCGGATTGACCGCTTTGTCCGTGGAAATCAGAACGAAATGTTCAACGCCCCCCGCCAGACTTGCATCGACGATATTCCTGGTTCCGAAAACATTATTTTTAACCACTTCGACCGGATTGACCTCGGACATCGGGACATGCTTATAGGCCGCCGCATGAAACACGACCTGGGGTTTGTACCGGGAAAAAACCGCTGAGACTCTCTCCATATCCCGGATATCACTGAGGCTGGGAAGCAGGGAAAGACGGGGAAATTTTTCCCGCAGTTCGTTTTCGAGGTGAAACAAGGGGGTTTCGGCATTTTCGAAAAGAATCAGCTGCGCCGGGTCGAAATTTGCAACCTGCCGGCAGATTTCGCTACCGATACTGCCCGCGGCGCCCGTGACCAGAATGGACTTGCCGTGGAGATAAGCGTTGATTTCCCGCACATCGAGGCGAATGGGGGATCGGCCGAGCAGATCTTCGAGGCACACGGAACGGCATTGTTCCATGGAAACCCTGCCGTCGATGATGTCGCCGAGGGTTGGCAGTATTTTGCAAGCGATACCGTGTCGCTTGCAAGAGGTGGCGATCTCGCGTAAATCCCGGGGTGTCACGGAAGACTGGGCAACCACAACCATATCGACCCCGTGACGGGTGCAGATCTTTTCGAGGTCATCCTGGGTGCCCATCACCGGCACGCCATAGAAGACTTTCCCCTGACGCCGGATATCGTTGTCGATATACCCCAGCACCGCTTTGTCGAGTTTGGGATTTTCACGGATCTCGCGAACGATCGTCTGGGCGACAGTCCCGGAACCGACGATCAGAACCGACTTGTGCCTGGAGTTATAGCCTTTGGAGTTGAGCGCGAACTGCTCGCGCAGTATGCGGGTCGCGACCCGCACACCGATCATGATGGAAAAACACAGAAGAAAATCGAGAAGAACGACCGATCGGGGCAAGCCTTCATAGGAATGGAAAAACACCACATACAGGACCAAAGCCACAGAAGCCGCGATATTGGCTTTGAAAATCTGCAGCAGGTCCGGCATGGAAACGTAGCGCCACCACCCCTCGGCAAGCCCCATGAGCCAGAAAACAGGCAGTTTGATGAGTACCACAATGGGCAGCAGCGTTACGATCACCGACCAGTATTCGGCAGGTATCCTCAGATCGAATCGCAGCGCGAATGCATCTACAAAAGAGAAGACTATCGCTCCGATGTGAAAGAGCAAAATCAGAAGCTTGCGGACGCCGGTTTTTTGAAATGGCAAAGGAAGGCTCAACATTTTTTACCTCCTGAAGGATTGAAAAGCCTCCCTACCCCCTTCATGCAACCGATCACGCATCCCGGTCATTCCAGGACGCGATACCAAATCAATGAAGGCTTATATTTTCAGTATCTACATACTTAGAGAAATATCATACGGCGGAGCTTTGTCAAACGGCGCGGCCATCCGGTCACTGAAGAAAATGCGCAACGGATCGTGCCCGGCAAAACCAGTTTCATCCATCCAAAACCTGCCTTGCGGCAGCAGCGTCGCCGTTGGAGGCCTGCATCAAAATCTCACCGATACGGTTTGCCATGATAAACATGTCTTCTTCCCGCAACGTTGGATGAACCAGGAACATAAGCGAGGTTTGGTGCAGTCGCTGGGCAACAGGCAGAGGCGCAGGCGGGCCAAGGCAGGTTTTTGTAAAAGCTTTTTCCAGATAGATCTCTCCGCATACACCCGTCAGGCCAGGAACACCTCGCTCTTCCAAACAGGAAAGAATGCGTTCCCGGGTCCAGCCCGGCTTGAGCATCCGCGGCCGGAGAAAGGCATAATACTTGTAGTAGGCATGCCCCACATGCGCTGGCGGCGGAGTCAGACGCAAGGCCGGAAGGCCTGCCAGGGTCCGGGTGAGGATATGCGCGTTGCGCTGCCTTGTCTGCAGCCATTGGTCCAGTTTCCGCAAAGCCCGGCAACCCAGCGCCGCCTGCATTTCGGTCATGCGCCAATTGGTGCCAAAGGATTCGTGCAACCAGTGAAATCCCGGTTCGCCACGGCAGGCAGTAACGGCGGCAAAACTTTTGCCGTGGTCTTTATACGCCCAGGCCTTGGCCCACAGTGTGTCATCATTGGTGACCAGCAAACCGCCTTCGCCACCCGTGGTCATGATTTTATCCTGGCAGAAGGAAAACGCGCCCATGTCGCCGATGCTGCCCACCGGCTGCCCACGGTAGGTGGCGCCATGGGCCTGAGCACAATCCTCAATCACTTTCAGCCCGTGAGATCGGGCCAACTGCATGACAGGTTCCATCTCACAAGGCCAGCCGGCCAGATGCACGACGATAATGGCACGCGTGCGCGGCGTAAGAACCCTGGCGATCGTTTCCGCGGTGATGTTCTGGCTATCGGGATCGACATCCGCAAGAACCGGAACGGCACCGCGTGCAACCACCGCGCTTGCCGAGGCGATGAAGGTGCGGCAGGTGGTCACGACTTCATCGCCGGGACCGATGCCGAGAGCATGCAGGGCAAGCTCCAGGGCTACCGTTCCGTTGGCCAGAGCGATGGCGTGACGCACCCCCAACCGCTCGGCAAACTCGGCTTCGAACCGGCGGGTGACCGTCCCGGTCCAGTAATTGACCTTGCCGGAGCGCAACACCTGCGAAACGGCGGCAATGTCCTCTTCGTCGAACACCGGCCACGGCGGCATGACCCAGCTGCCGTCCATGCCCGAGGCACCTTTTGCATGCAATGTCATCTGCACTCCTTTGTACCCGGATCGGAATGTCCCTCTTTGCACCGGGCGGACCGCTCCCGGTCAAGATCGGTTTCCGCGGCGTCGGGATCGGCCGACACGCCTTCGCGTCGCAGCACCTGTAAAAAGGTTTTGATCAGAATTTTCAGATCCAGCCACAAGGACCAGTTATCGACATACCAGACATCGAGCGCCAGCCGTTCATCCCAGGGCAGGTAGTTGCGGCCGTTTACCTGGGCCCAGCCGGTAATGCCGGGCCGGACATCGTGGCGCATGTGTTCCCGTGGCGTATAATACGGCAAATATCGCATCAGCAACGGTCGCGGACCGACCAGGCTCATGTCGCCTTTAAGAACGTTGAACAGGGCCGGGAGTTCATCAAGGCTGGCATTGCGCAAAAAAATCCCCAGCGGCGTAAGGCGCATACCGTCAGGCAGCAGTTTCCCGGAGGCATCCCTGGCATCGGTCATGGTGCGAAACTTGTATAACATGAAAGGTTTGCCCCCGAGACCGGGCCGTGCCTGGCAAAACAGCACGGGACGCCCGATTTTCCACAAAACCCCGAGGGCAACAGCCGCCAGCAAGGGAGACAAAAGAATCAATCCCGGCAGAACACAGATCAGATCCATCCCCCTTTTGCAGACTGTCTTGATGCCCTGGCCCATGCCGACACCTCCTTCCGGCCGTCAATGCAGGCTTTTCCTGTCGATTTTACCGCTTGAGGTTTTCGGTAGCGCCTCCACGAATTCCACGTATTTCGGTACCATGAATGGCTCCAGGGTCTTATGGCAATATGCCTGCACCTGCATCTCACTCAGATGAGCCTGCCGCCCACAAACAACAAAAGCCTTAAGGGCTTTGCCAAGCACCTCATCGGGAACCCCGACAACCGCCGCCTCCGCAACGCCATCGAGAGCGCACAGGGCATTTTCGATTTCCTTCGGGCTGACCCTCTCTCCCCGGGTTTTGATCAAATCGTCCGTGCGGGATACAAAATACAGGTAGCCCTCCGCATCCCGACGGAACAGATCCCCGGTATGCAGCACAATCTCGCCATGCCGATTGCCGGGGCGAAAAACCCTGGCTGTCTCAACGGGATCGTTCCAATAGCCCTGCATTACATGCGACCCCCGAACCACAAGCTCGCCGACTTCATTCGCCGCCACCTCCCGTCCTGTGGCATCGACAACGAAAACTTCACTGTTCGGGATGGGAATACCAACCGAATCGGGTTTTTCATCCAGCTTTTCCGGGGGCAGATAGGAAACCCTTTTGCACTCGGTCAGTCCGTACATGGAGAAAATCCGGACATGCGGCAGCATCTTCCGCAGGCTTCTGATGTGAGCCACCGGCAGCGCCGCCCCGGTATTGGTGAGATAGCGCAGGCATCTGAAATCGAAACGGGCAAGATCCCGCATTTGAAGAAGCATGGCCACCATGGTCGGCACGATGGGGAAGCCCGTAACCTCCTCGACGGCGAGGCGTTCCAGCACAACCCGGGGGTAGGTAAAGGAGTTTTCCAGCACCAGGGTCCCACCGAATAGAAACACCATCAGCAACTGATAAAGTCCATAATCGAAAGAAAACGGCAAGGTGTTCAGAACGATATCCGTCTCAACGTTTTCCAGATAGGTTGTGATACTGCGTGCGGCGGCAACCATATTGTAATGTGCCGACACCACGCCCTTGGGTTCGCCGGTGGACCCGGAGGTGTAGATGATCGTGGCCAGATCCCTGTCGATGACCGCTGGCAGCCGCCCGCCGGCATCGCTGTCACCGGCTACAAACAGATCGGACCATTGTGTAAACGAATCCAGGCGGCGAGATCCTTGCGGAGCCTCGCAAGGTTGTCCGTGATGGCACCAGACAAGGTGTCGCACTCCGTCCGCATCGGCCATGGCCTCCTCGATGACGCGTCTGCGGGAATCATGCGCAACCAGGGTCGTCGCTCCGCAATTGTTGAGGATATAGGCAAGCTTGGCGCTTTTCATGGTAACGTTGGGCAGCACAAAAACGGCACCGGCCTTGAGCGTGCCGAACAGAGCGATCACCGCTTCAACGGAATTGTCCAGAAAAATCACCACCCGCTGGTGACGGTCTACGCCAATGGAAACCAGATACCGTGCAAACCGGTTCGCAGCCGCGTCGATCTCCCCATAGGTCAGACGCAGGCCGTCGCAGACCAGCGCCACCTTACGACCATGCCGCGCAGCGGAATATTCGAGAAAATGATGAACCAGGTACGGATTTGTCTGCATATTTTCAGCTTTCTGCTGCCCTTCGATTCCGGATTCATTCCGGCCTCCCCACCGAAAGCCCTGCGGCCCGCTGCAAGACAGGTTTCTCAGAGGATATTCCGGAGCGGGCATTTCCCATTCAGAAAACAGACCACATTATGGATGGAATCCAGATTCTGGGGGATCAGCTCTTCGTCGGAGATGGCAATGGAAAAGCGCTCCTCAAGAAATGTGACAAGTTCGAGAATCCCGGTCGAATCGATAATCCCGCTGGCCTGCAAGGATGTCATATCGTCCAGCCCGGCGTCGTCTCCGAACATGAAATTTTCAACGATGTATTTCCTGACCAGGTTTGAAGCATCGGACATCAACTCCTGTCCTGAGGAACCGGTACCCGCCGAAAAACCTTCTTTCATTTGTCCTCCTTTCGTCCATTACCGGGAAAACTGTTCTCAGCCATGCCCCATGCAGACATCGATCTGGGGAACCGGCCCGACAAGAAACGGGGGCTGGTGCTGATAGCGGGTTGTGGAGCGTTTGATCTCGATATCCCTGAAAACCCCTTCGACCTGGGCGGCATCCAGCCCGACAAAGGGCGCGACCTCACTCGCCTGAATGCCGTTGTTTTTCGCGTAAAGGCATAGATCCATCTCCCTGTAGGGTAGCGAAAAGTAAAATTCATCCTGCCCCTGGCTCAAGGAGTAGGTATCCGTTGTCGGAGGACGGCGACGAATGATTTCAGGCACTTCCAGGTATTCCGCCAGCTGATACACCTGGCTTTTGTACAGATGGGCAATCGGCTTGACATCGGCCGCGCCATCGCCTTGTTTAACGAAAAATCCCTGATCGTACTCAAGCCTGTTCGGGGTACCCGCTACGGCGTAGTGGCAACGGTCTGCATGATAGTATTCGAGCATTTTGCGGGTGCGCTGCTTGAAATTGGTGGCCGCTACAATCTCAAGGTAGGCCTGCAGAGGCAAGCGCCTCTTCATCCGCTGCCCTTCAGAGGTTTCCACCACAATGGAAAAAAAGTTGTAACCTCCGGTTTGTATCGGATTGGAAGAAACAATTTTGGATTTCCATCCTTGCCCGTATTCCGGCACCACCCTGCGAACCGCGTCCTCGTAGCGACGATAAAACCGAAGGGCTTCAAGCACCGGCGTAATATCTTCCCGGCAGGTTTCGATACCGTAATGGCGGGCCAGCAAACTGCTGAGCCGCAAGGATTCCTCGGCAGAGTGTCTTTCGGGCATTTCCAGCCCCAGGACACGGTCCGCGCCCACCGCCCGCACCACCAGGGCGGCCGTCACGCTGCTGTCAATGCCCCCGGACAGGCCAAGGACGAATCCCCGACGGCGAAGGCTATTTTTGAGAACCTCACGCAGACGCGAACAAATCGCTTCCACCTCCCCGGCCGGATCCACCCGCAGGCAATCCGGAGAAAACCGTCGTTTTTCAATCATCGCATCACCCTGGATGTGAAACCTGAATGTGCCGCCCGTCTTCGCGCACAAGGCGCTTCAGCGTGGCCGGCGCGGCCTGCAATCCATGAAAATCCTCGACAAACAGCTGATGGGTCAACTGGGTGGTAAGTATGCCGGTCAAAGCCATATTCTGGTTTTCGCCGGCGGCAACGCCCGGGTCCTTGCGAAAGTGGGACACAAGATGCGCTACGCGGTCGGGATGAAAATACCCGGCCCGGGAAATTGCCGCCTCACTGAGCAGTTCTGCCATCCAGGAGTCGCCGACGGTGTTGCGAAAAGCTTCACGGATGGGAGCTCGATAAGGTTGTTTGGGGCGCTGCGCAATGCTTCCCGGCAACAGACCACCAAAAGTTTTCTTGAGAATATATTTTTCATTCAGACCGTGCAGTTTCCAGTGGGCCGGCAGGCGCGCGGCAAATTCAACAACACGGTAATCGAGAAAAGGCAGGCGAATTTCAAGAGAGTTGGCCATGGCGACCCGGTCTCCCTGGGAAGACAGAAGATAGTTGGAAAGGAAAATTCCAACTTCCAGCGTCTGTGTGCGGGAAAACAATTCCCGCTGAAGGAAATCGGCCGGCAGACCCGCGGCCACCCGCTCATAGGAATCGCAACCGTCCAGGCAACTGCGCAAGGTATCGGAAAACAGCGCTGTGTTGCGTCGTCCGTTATTCCATCGAAGCTGGTGCGAAAATAAAAGATTTGAACGATCTTCGGGCCGCGTGGCAAAAAACTGATAGAGAAAAGCCCGTCCACGGGACGGGTTGGTAAA
This portion of the Syntrophotalea acetylenica genome encodes:
- a CDS encoding outer membrane beta-barrel protein; protein product: MIGRRILGMAFLIVLGGQAWGADIVATDVESQEIVPPSIYSEGPFEQATTAVRLGDVLGGKAGYIHPYLSVGGFYTDNLFNREYDREGDFITRITPGIWVVLPNSRYPLIRVNTLNTAPGGLELSRFRSKGTTRLQAYGKYQADILLHDKFDSEDQVNQRAEAYARYNFRGGLSFDVLDIYELDHDAYGTGTSRELDKFKSNLVTAGASYEITPKTSIEAEYGFYTLSYDAQRNAYREREDHSFAGRFLYRILPKTSVFVEYDYISLDYDENILSDSEEHQVYLGAQWMATRKSRLRARFGYGLKDFDDSDTGEVDNFLAEVQLRHRFTPKSYIEFNATRQTNETDIAETDYTLSQKYQVRYFQRILPKLMTTANIYYMRNSYRGEGVSGDRLDEYYGAGLDMKYSLTNWLALSGGYTFIKRNSNNIAYDYDRNNVYLSLIFAL
- a CDS encoding polysaccharide biosynthesis protein, with translation MLSLPLPFQKTGVRKLLILLFHIGAIVFSFVDAFALRFDLRIPAEYWSVIVTLLPIVVLIKLPVFWLMGLAEGWWRYVSMPDLLQIFKANIAASVALVLYVVFFHSYEGLPRSVVLLDFLLCFSIMIGVRVATRILREQFALNSKGYNSRHKSVLIVGSGTVAQTIVREIRENPKLDKAVLGYIDNDIRRQGKVFYGVPVMGTQDDLEKICTRHGVDMVVVAQSSVTPRDLREIATSCKRHGIACKILPTLGDIIDGRVSMEQCRSVCLEDLLGRSPIRLDVREINAYLHGKSILVTGAAGSIGSEICRQVANFDPAQLILFENAETPLFHLENELREKFPRLSLLPSLSDIRDMERVSAVFSRYKPQVVFHAAAYKHVPMSEVNPVEVVKNNVFGTRNIVDASLAGGVEHFVLISTDKAVNPTNIMGATKRVAELYVQNLPRSGETRAVTVRFGNVLGSHGSVIPTFREQILRGGPVTVTHPEITRFFMTIPEAVQLVLQAGCMGQGGEIFLLDMGDPVKIVCLAEEMIRLSGRKPYEEIEIVFTGLRPGEKLYEELLISGEGVKATRHEKIRILEAACFSEQWLRDETALLLQATHEADVERVVALLKELVPEYCNHSATGILDEGNPSTRSANFNLAARKNPDSPV
- a CDS encoding DegT/DnrJ/EryC1/StrS family aminotransferase, which produces MTLHAKGASGMDGSWVMPPWPVFDEEDIAAVSQVLRSGKVNYWTGTVTRRFEAEFAERLGVRHAIALANGTVALELALHALGIGPGDEVVTTCRTFIASASAVVARGAVPVLADVDPDSQNITAETIARVLTPRTRAIIVVHLAGWPCEMEPVMQLARSHGLKVIEDCAQAHGATYRGQPVGSIGDMGAFSFCQDKIMTTGGEGGLLVTNDDTLWAKAWAYKDHGKSFAAVTACRGEPGFHWLHESFGTNWRMTEMQAALGCRALRKLDQWLQTRQRNAHILTRTLAGLPALRLTPPPAHVGHAYYKYYAFLRPRMLKPGWTRERILSCLEERGVPGLTGVCGEIYLEKAFTKTCLGPPAPLPVAQRLHQTSLMFLVHPTLREEDMFIMANRIGEILMQASNGDAAAARQVLDG
- a CDS encoding sugar transferase; amino-acid sequence: MGQGIKTVCKRGMDLICVLPGLILLSPLLAAVALGVLWKIGRPVLFCQARPGLGGKPFMLYKFRTMTDARDASGKLLPDGMRLTPLGIFLRNASLDELPALFNVLKGDMSLVGPRPLLMRYLPYYTPREHMRHDVRPGITGWAQVNGRNYLPWDERLALDVWYVDNWSLWLDLKILIKTFLQVLRREGVSADPDAAETDLDRERSARCKEGHSDPGTKECR
- a CDS encoding AMP-binding protein, producing the protein MQTNPYLVHHFLEYSAARHGRKVALVCDGLRLTYGEIDAAANRFARYLVSIGVDRHQRVVIFLDNSVEAVIALFGTLKAGAVFVLPNVTMKSAKLAYILNNCGATTLVAHDSRRRVIEEAMADADGVRHLVWCHHGQPCEAPQGSRRLDSFTQWSDLFVAGDSDAGGRLPAVIDRDLATIIYTSGSTGEPKGVVSAHYNMVAAARSITTYLENVETDIVLNTLPFSFDYGLYQLLMVFLFGGTLVLENSFTYPRVVLERLAVEEVTGFPIVPTMVAMLLQMRDLARFDFRCLRYLTNTGAALPVAHIRSLRKMLPHVRIFSMYGLTECKRVSYLPPEKLDEKPDSVGIPIPNSEVFVVDATGREVAANEVGELVVRGSHVMQGYWNDPVETARVFRPGNRHGEIVLHTGDLFRRDAEGYLYFVSRTDDLIKTRGERVSPKEIENALCALDGVAEAAVVGVPDEVLGKALKAFVVCGRQAHLSEMQVQAYCHKTLEPFMVPKYVEFVEALPKTSSGKIDRKSLH
- a CDS encoding acyl carrier protein, producing the protein MKEGFSAGTGSSGQELMSDASNLVRKYIVENFMFGDDAGLDDMTSLQASGIIDSTGILELVTFLEERFSIAISDEELIPQNLDSIHNVVCFLNGKCPLRNIL
- the nadE gene encoding NAD(+) synthase; the protein is MIEKRRFSPDCLRVDPAGEVEAICSRLREVLKNSLRRRGFVLGLSGGIDSSVTAALVVRAVGADRVLGLEMPERHSAEESLRLSSLLARHYGIETCREDITPVLEALRFYRRYEDAVRRVVPEYGQGWKSKIVSSNPIQTGGYNFFSIVVETSEGQRMKRRLPLQAYLEIVAATNFKQRTRKMLEYYHADRCHYAVAGTPNRLEYDQGFFVKQGDGAADVKPIAHLYKSQVYQLAEYLEVPEIIRRRPPTTDTYSLSQGQDEFYFSLPYREMDLCLYAKNNGIQASEVAPFVGLDAAQVEGVFRDIEIKRSTTRYQHQPPFLVGPVPQIDVCMGHG